The DNA segment CTTCGCCGCCGATCGTCGCGGCCGCGTCGACCCCACGCATCGCGGCCTCACCCAGCCACCGGAGCTCCTCGGGGAAAAGCGGCGCGTCCGTCGCGACGATCGCCGCGAATCCAGGCGAGGCCGCGCGCACGGCCCCCCCGCGCGGCGCGCCGCCGTTCGCCACGAGCAGCACGCCCACGACAAACGGGTTTTCCCCGACGCGCGCAGCGGCCGAGGCGTCCCCCACGCCGCCCTTGTACCCGAGGGCCACGAGCCCCCGGCCAATGCCCACGCTCCCCGAGGCCGGCACGTCGCCGCGCGCCGCCTCGCACGCGGCGAGCACGTCGTCGTGCTTCACCCGGCGCCGCCGCAAATCGTTCAAATACCCGTCGTCGATCCCCACCACGACGGGCGGCCAGCCATCGTCGACCGGCAGCTCCGGGTCCCGCCTGTGCCCCCGCGTGATCAGCGCGTCGTAGGCCGCGCCCACGCTCGTCGCATTGCAGAGCACGATCGGCGACGCGAACGTGCCGAAATCCTCCGCCACCTGCACGCCCGTGAAGGCGAGCCCCGCGCCGGCGACGTACACGCCGAGGGAAAACTTCCGATGACGCACGGACGGCGGACACGGGAAGATCACGGTCACGCCCGTCTGTACGTCGCCCTCGGCCACGGTCAGGTGCCCGACCTCCACGCCGGGGACGTCGATGATCGAATGGCGAAGCTCGCGATCGGACGGCATGGTTCTATGCGGCTCCTAACGTGTCGGGATCGGACGGCCGTACTTGCGCATGATGTCGGGCAACCTGTCGAGCGGCAGCGCGTAGGCCGTATTTCCGTGGATGCCGGTCGTCGTCCGGGCCATCGCCATGGCATTGAGCACGGCCTCCTCCGTCGCCTCGACCGCGGCCTCGTGCGCCACGCTGATGTGCTCGTCGTTCCAGACGGGCGCCGCGGTCAGGGCGGCGCCGCGCCGCACGCGGACGCCTGTCGAAAAGAAGAGCAAAAGATCCCCCGACCCGTGCATCGAGACCGCGCCCGTCCGCCCCAGGCCGAGCGCCATCCGCTTCGCCAGCCTCCCGAGCTGCACCGGCGTCATCGGCGCGTCGGTGGCGCCGATGATCAAGATCGATTTCGTCTTCCTGCCCTCGAAGGGCATTCCCTCCGTGATCTCTCGACCCACCGGCACGCCGTCGATCCGGAGCTGATGCCTCCTGCCGTGGTTCGCCTGCACCAGGACGCCGAGCGTGTAGCTCCCCATCGAAGCGGGCAGCCGCCTCGACGCGGTCCCGATGCCGCCCTTGAATTCGTAACAGAGCATTCCCGTGCCGCCGCCCACGGCCCCCTCCTCGACCGGGCCGCCGCGCGCCGACAGGATGGCCTCGCGCACGTGCGCGTCCGTGAGGTGCCGGCCCTCGGCGTCGTGCAGGAACGCGGCCCAGGTCTCGCCCACGATCGGCGTGGGGACGGGCGCGGTGTCGCCGATCTCGGGGTACGTCTCCAGCATCCAAGCGAGCGCGCCGTCCATCACCCGGCCGATGTTCGAGGTGTCGGTCAGGAAGATCGGCGTCTCCAGGAGGCCGCGCCGGTCCAGCGTGGTGACGCCCGTGAGCTCACCATTGCCGTTCAACGTGAAGCGCGCCGCGGGCAGATTGTCGCGCCAAACATCGTCGCCGGGCATGATCACGGTCACGCCGGTGCGGATCGGGCCGCGACCGGGCACGAGCGGGCCTTCGCCCTCGATACGCGTCAGGTGGCCCACGCGCACGCCGGGCACGTCGGTGATCGCATTGTGACGGCCGGGCGGCAGCGCCCCGATGGCGATCCCGAGGTCCCGGATCCGCCGCCGGACCGCGGGCGCTCTCGGCACCTCGGCCGGTAAAACGTTACATCCGGCGGCCTCGAGCGCCGCGAGCGCGCCGCCGGCCAGGAGCACGCGGCGCGAGACGGTCCGCCCTTTCCCGAGGTCGCTCTCGTCGGCCATCGGCGCGAGTATGCAGATCTGGGCAGCGGTTGGGAAGCTTCACGCGACCACACGGCGCGGCCGCTCCTTCAGCCTGGGACTTTTTCCCGCCTGTGGCGCCCGGGGCGCCGCCGTGGCTCGGGGCGCTCGCCGAGGAGCTGCTGGACGAGCAGGCGCGCGAACGGCTCGGCCCCCGCGCGCTCGTGGAGGCCGCGGGGAACGAATCCCTCGCAGAGGCGTGGCGCGAGGCAAACCAGATGAAGGGCGGACCAGAATGCAGCGACGGAGAGGCGCTGCTCCTCCTCCGTGCCTCTCGGCAAGGCGAGGCGCACGCGCCGGAAAAAACCTTCGAGGAAATCGCGGTACGCCTTCACGGCCTGACCCGAGTAGTCCTGACGCATGATGGCGTCGTGCAGGTGAGCTGCGCTGAGACGCGGATACCGCACGGCGTCCGGCAAGAGCTCCCGCACGAAGCGCTCGAGCGCGACGCGCACGTCCCCGCGCTCGGCCTCGATGCATGCGTCGAGCTCGCGGAGCTGCCCGCCGAGCCCATTCTCCAGCGTACGCGCGAGCACCGCCTCGACGAGCCGCTCCTTGCTCCCGAAGTAATAGTTGATCGCGGCGACGTTCACGCCCGCTCGCTGGGCGATCGCGCGCACCGTGAGGGACTCGATCCCTTCGCGCGCGACGACCTCGATCGCGGCCTCCATGATCCGCTCGCGCGCGCCGCCCTGCTCGCTCTCCATCGCAGACCGACCTCTAGCCCAGATCCCGCGAAGCCGTCGAGCCCCCGCAGCCCTCCTCGTGGGCGCCGACGTCGGAATCCTGCTCTTCGCTGAACGAATCGGCTCCTCAAACAACTGTTTGAAACAACCGTTTGAACCTGCGCCGGACCGAACACGCGCAGGCGTGGAGAGGTGTGTCATGCGTGATGAAAATGCCTGGAAACGAAGGGCGTTTGGGTTGATTTTTGCAGTTTGCGGGGCCGCCGGGGCGGCCGCGTGTGGCGCGGAGCCGGAGCCCGGGCCGACGTGGTACCGGGACATCCAGCCGCTGGTCGAACGATCGTGCGCCGCGTGCCACGACGGGGTCGGCGTGGGCAGGGTGGACCTGCGGGACGCCGCGACGGCGCAGGCGCTCGCGCCCACGATGGCCGCGCGGGTCGCGTCGGGCGAGATGCCGCCTCCCGCGCTCGACCCTTCGTGCCGGCCGTATGCAGGCGCGGAGAAGATGTACCTCTCCCCGGAGGAGCGCGCGCGTTTCCGCGCGTGGGCCGCGGCCGGCGCGCCGCTCGGCGATCCGGGCGAAGCGGCGCCGCCGCAGCACGGCGCCGCGCATATCGAGGATCCGGACCTCGTCTTCGAGATGCCCGAGGCGCACGAGGTGGCGCCGGACGACGACGGCAATGAATACTGGTGCGTCGTGCTCGACAATCCGCTCGCCGCGACCGCGTGGATCAAGGCGATCGAGGCCGTGCCCGGCGACCCGTCGGTCGTGCATCACATCGCGCTCTACCGCGACGCGGGGCACGACGCGGGCGCGGGCTACGGCGTCCCGCCGGGCACGAAGGGCTTTCCGTGCCGGAACCCGATCCTGGAGCTCGACTGGCAGCTCCTGCACGGCTTCGCGCCGGGCGTCTCCGTGATGGAGCTGCCGAAGGGCGCGGCGATCCGGCTCGATCCGGGCGAGCAGATCGTGATGCAGATGCATTATTACGCGTCGAAGCCCGGCGCGCTCGATCGGTCGGCGTATCACATGCGCCTCTCGACGGAGGCGCCCGCCGCGGAGGTCTTCATGGACGTCTTCGGCCCGGTGCCATTCACGATCCCCGCGGGCGCCTCGCAGCACGTCGAGCGGAGCGCGGTCACGAACGAGGGCGAGCCGATGACGATTTACGGCCTCCTGCCGCACATGCACCTCCTCGGCCGCTCCTACGACGCGTGGATCGAGGACGACGCGGGCGCGAACACGTGCGTCGCGCGGGGCCATTTCGATTTCCACCACCAGGCGCTCTACATGTTCGACGAGCCGGTCGTGTGGCAGCCGGGTCAGCGGTTCGTCACCGAATGCACCTGGGACAACTCGACGACGGCCAAAGGGCAGACGTCCTTCCCGCCGCTCGACGTCGCCTGGGGCGAGGGCACGAACCAGGAGATGTGCTTCATGGTCGCGTACGTGTCGAAGCCTTGAGCCGTCGCTAGATACATCCGAGCTCGATCGCCCGCAGCACGGCCTTCGTCCGATCCCGCACCCCGAGCTTCGAGAAGATGCTCGACGCGTGGTTCTTCACGGTGCCCTCGGCCGTCCCGAGCATCTCGGCGATCTCGCGGTTGCTCGCCCCCGAGGCCATGAGGCGCAAGACCTCGACCTCGCGCGCCGTGAGCGCGGCCATGGGCTCGATCACCGGGACGTCGAGCTTCAAGCGGTCGAGCCCGCGGAGGACCTTCTCGGTGATCGCCGGGTTCCAGAGCGTGCCGCCCGCGTGCACGGCGCGGATCGCCTCGGCGAGCTGCTCGAGGCCGATGTCCTTCAACAGAAACCCCCGCGCCCCGAGCCGGATCCCCGCCGCAGCGACGGCGTCGTCGTCGAACGTCGTGAGCAAGATGGCGGGAGGCGCCTTGTTGTTTCCCCGCAGCGCCGTGAGCACGTCGAGCCCGGTTTTTCGAGGCATTCGCACGTCGAGCAGGAGCACGTCGAGCGCGGTCGTCGCGACGATCGCGAGCGCCTCCTCGCCGTCGCTCGCCTCGGCGGCGACCCGGATGTCGGGCGTGAGCGCGAGCAGGCTCTTGATCCCCTGCCGCACGAGCGTCTGATCGTCCGCGAGCAAGACGTGAATCACGGCGCACCTCGGGGGAGCGAGCGCGGCGGAACGACCACGCGTAATTCGAACCCTTTGCCCGGACCGGGCCTCACGGTCAAGGCCCCACCGAGCGCAAGGGCCCGCTCGCGCAGCCCCGAGAGCCCGCTGCCTTCCTCGACGCCCTCCGCGCCCTGCCCGTCATCGCGCGCCTCGAGCACGAGCCCCTCCGGCCCCTCGGCGACGCGGACCCAGACGTTCTCCGCGCCTCCGTGGCGCGCCGCATTCGTGATCGCCTCCTGCACGCCACGAAAGAGCGCGTGGGCGAGGGCGTCGTCGTCGATCCGGAGGTCCTCGGCGATATCGACGTGCACCCGCGGGCGCGGCAAACCCGCGGCGAGCGCCTCGATCGCGCGGGGCAGGTCGAGCGCGCGCTCCTCGCGCATCGCGCGCACGACGCCGCGCACCTCGGAGAGCGTGCTCTTCGCGAGCTCGTGCGCCCGCGCGAGGGCCTCTTCCCCGGGCGAAGTGCGGCGCGCGAGCTCGAGGTGGATGCTCATCGCCGTGAGGTGATGGCCGACGGCGTCGTGCAATTCGCGCGCGATGTGCAGCCGCTCGGCCGTGCGCGCGCTCTCGGCGAGCATCACCTGCGCGGCGTGGAGCTCGGCCGCCGCCCGCGAGAGCTCGGCGCGCGCGGCCGCCTCGTGCCGCGCCAGCGTCCCGATCGTGGTGGCGAAGAGCTGAAAGCCGAGCACGCCCGCCGTCCAGAACGCCGCCTGGGCCACGTCCGCGCGCCCCACGTAAAAAGGGAAGATCGCCGCGGTCTGCGCGGCGACCCAGCCGAGCGCGGCGACGCGCGGCAGGAGCAACGACGCTTGCGCCGCCACGATCGCCAGGAGCCCCGCTTCGAGCCACAGGTCCCGGAGGTGCACGAGCACGAGCGCGGCCACCGATTGCGCCGCGAGCAGCACGATCCGGGTCCTCGGCCCGAGCCTCTCGAGCCTCGAGGCGCTCGTGACGAACGCGCCGAGGTACGCCGCGTGCGCCGCGAGGCCCGCGAGCGCGGCCCCGTCCGTGATACGCGCCGGATCCCGGAGGAGCGGCAGCAAAAACGGCTGCGCGATGGCGGCCCAAGCCAGCGTCCCCGCGACGAAGAGCAACATCCGGGTGGGCGGCGGCCGGTCCATGCGCGCGCCATCGTAGCGCCACGCACGCGCGCCTGTGCCGAAAGTCATGCTGGAAATCGACCAGGGACCATGACGAGCGGCACAGGCCCCCTCCCCTTTCGGGCCTCACGCTGGAGGTCATGGCGAACGTCACCTCGTTGCTCCCGACCTCGAACGCTCCTGCTCCGTCCTGCTACGCTCCCGCTGCGATGACCGAGACGAAAGCCCCCGCGAACGCGCCTCGCGAGCGGCGAAAGGTGGGGCGCGCCCTGCTCTTCGTCCTGCTCGTGGCGGTCGTGCTCCTCGCGCGGCCGGCGGATCGGCATTTGCGCGCGGCCTCGCTCCTCTTGCGCTTCGCGGACGAACACGCGCAGGGGTTCTTGCCGGACTACGGAAAATACGCGCTCGACGAGAGCGTGACCGAGGTGGCCTCCGCGCGTGGGCCCGTGCGGGCGCGCGTGTATTCGCCCGTCGGCGCCACGAATGCGCCCGGCGTGGTGATCGTCCACGGCGTGCATCGCCTCGCCATCGACGAGCCTCGCCTCATGCGTTTTGCCCGCGCGATCGCGGCTTCGGGCATCGTCGTGCTCACGCCCGAGGTCGCGGAGATCGCCGACTATCGCATCGACCCGGCCTCGATCGGGACCCTCGGCGCGGCCGCTCGTTCCTTGCGTGAGCGGCTCGGCGGCCGGCCCGTCGGGCTCATGGGCATGAGCTTCGCGGGCGGCCTCGCCCTGCGCGCCGCGTCGGCGGAGGCGTTCGCGGACGACATCTCGTTCGTCGTGGCGATCGGGGCGCACCACGACATGCGCCGCGTGCTTCAGTTTTTCAAGACGAACGAGACCACGTGGCCCGACGGGCACAAGGAGGCGCTCGCCGCGCACCCTTATGGCGCGCTGGTCCTTTTGTATTCGCATGTCGAGAGCCTCGTCTCGCCGGCCGACGCCCCCGCGGCGCGTGACGCGATCCGGCTCTTTCTCTGGGAGGAGCACGAGGCGTCGAAGGCGAAGCTCGCGGAGATGAGCGCCGAGGGGCGGGCGAAGGTCGAAATTTTGCTCGAAGGAAAGGCCGACGTGCCGGCGCTCATCGACGAGATCACGAGACACCCCGAGCAAGCCGGGGCGGTCTCTCCTGCCGGTCACCTCGGCGCGCTGCGCGCCCCCGTGTTCTTGCTGCACGGCGCGACGGATTCGGTGATCCCGGCGTCGGAGACCGAGTGGCTGGCGAAGGACGTCCC comes from the Polyangium spumosum genome and includes:
- a CDS encoding alpha/beta hydrolase family protein, whose product is MTETKAPANAPRERRKVGRALLFVLLVAVVLLARPADRHLRAASLLLRFADEHAQGFLPDYGKYALDESVTEVASARGPVRARVYSPVGATNAPGVVIVHGVHRLAIDEPRLMRFARAIAASGIVVLTPEVAEIADYRIDPASIGTLGAAARSLRERLGGRPVGLMGMSFAGGLALRAASAEAFADDISFVVAIGAHHDMRRVLQFFKTNETTWPDGHKEALAAHPYGALVLLYSHVESLVSPADAPAARDAIRLFLWEEHEASKAKLAEMSAEGRAKVEILLEGKADVPALIDEITRHPEQAGAVSPAGHLGALRAPVFLLHGATDSVIPASETEWLAKDVPSPLLRAALVTPAVEHVELRGEPTVAQQWELVRFMAGVLDAANEN
- a CDS encoding TetR/AcrR family transcriptional regulator, which encodes MESEQGGARERIMEAAIEVVAREGIESLTVRAIAQRAGVNVAAINYYFGSKERLVEAVLARTLENGLGGQLRELDACIEAERGDVRVALERFVRELLPDAVRYPRLSAAHLHDAIMRQDYSGQAVKAYRDFLEGFFRRVRLALPRGTEEEQRLSVAAFWSALHLVCLAPRLCEGFVPRGLHERAGAEPFARLLVQQLLGERPEPRRRPGRHRREKVPG
- a CDS encoding P1 family peptidase; its protein translation is MPSDRELRHSIIDVPGVEVGHLTVAEGDVQTGVTVIFPCPPSVRHRKFSLGVYVAGAGLAFTGVQVAEDFGTFASPIVLCNATSVGAAYDALITRGHRRDPELPVDDGWPPVVVGIDDGYLNDLRRRRVKHDDVLAACEAARGDVPASGSVGIGRGLVALGYKGGVGDASAAARVGENPFVVGVLLVANGGAPRGGAVRAASPGFAAIVATDAPLFPEELRWLGEAAMRGVDAAATIGGEEGRLALVFSVANTIDGSLTAPPGRLYEAQRLGVAGLGPLCDAAARAARGALGKALGGAAAVTGRKGRTAAKAPAEVITSLGEL
- a CDS encoding response regulator transcription factor, translating into MIHVLLADDQTLVRQGIKSLLALTPDIRVAAEASDGEEALAIVATTALDVLLLDVRMPRKTGLDVLTALRGNNKAPPAILLTTFDDDAVAAAGIRLGARGFLLKDIGLEQLAEAIRAVHAGGTLWNPAITEKVLRGLDRLKLDVPVIEPMAALTAREVEVLRLMASGASNREIAEMLGTAEGTVKNHASSIFSKLGVRDRTKAVLRAIELGCI
- a CDS encoding sensor histidine kinase; translated protein: MDRPPPTRMLLFVAGTLAWAAIAQPFLLPLLRDPARITDGAALAGLAAHAAYLGAFVTSASRLERLGPRTRIVLLAAQSVAALVLVHLRDLWLEAGLLAIVAAQASLLLPRVAALGWVAAQTAAIFPFYVGRADVAQAAFWTAGVLGFQLFATTIGTLARHEAAARAELSRAAAELHAAQVMLAESARTAERLHIARELHDAVGHHLTAMSIHLELARRTSPGEEALARAHELAKSTLSEVRGVVRAMREERALDLPRAIEALAAGLPRPRVHVDIAEDLRIDDDALAHALFRGVQEAITNAARHGGAENVWVRVAEGPEGLVLEARDDGQGAEGVEEGSGLSGLRERALALGGALTVRPGPGKGFELRVVVPPRSLPRGAP
- a CDS encoding P1 family peptidase — protein: MADESDLGKGRTVSRRVLLAGGALAALEAAGCNVLPAEVPRAPAVRRRIRDLGIAIGALPPGRHNAITDVPGVRVGHLTRIEGEGPLVPGRGPIRTGVTVIMPGDDVWRDNLPAARFTLNGNGELTGVTTLDRRGLLETPIFLTDTSNIGRVMDGALAWMLETYPEIGDTAPVPTPIVGETWAAFLHDAEGRHLTDAHVREAILSARGGPVEEGAVGGGTGMLCYEFKGGIGTASRRLPASMGSYTLGVLVQANHGRRHQLRIDGVPVGREITEGMPFEGRKTKSILIIGATDAPMTPVQLGRLAKRMALGLGRTGAVSMHGSGDLLLFFSTGVRVRRGAALTAAPVWNDEHISVAHEAAVEATEEAVLNAMAMARTTTGIHGNTAYALPLDRLPDIMRKYGRPIPTR